The DNA segment ATTATCTTTGGAATCATATTAATTGCAGGGGCTGTTCTTCTGCTTCTGGGAAATATGCAGCTGTTAAATGGCATCCGCGTCAGCACAATTATATTCACAGTACTGTTTGCTGCTACGTTTTTTGAGAGCCTCTTCCGCCGCAGTATACCAGGCGTTTTATTCTCCATCGCTTTCCTGGCAATTGTATACTCCAAACCTCTGGGGATAGAATCACTGACCCCCTGGCCGGTGTTGGGTGCAGCTTTTCTGGCAAGTGCAGGTCTCTCCCTGATCTATCATCCAAAACGGAGATATCAAGCTCATAATGAGTGGTCTGCAAAAGAATGGGAAGATTTTTATGACACAGATGATATCA comes from the Blautia liquoris genome and includes:
- a CDS encoding LiaF transmembrane domain-containing protein; translation: MKRKRIIFGIILIAGAVLLLLGNMQLLNGIRVSTIIFTVLFAATFFESLFRRSIPGVLFSIAFLAIVYSKPLGIESLTPWPVLGAAFLASAGLSLIYHPKRRYQAHNEWSAKEWEDFYDTDDIIDENNIKFTTTFGNSIKYVTSANFKSAQIECNFGNMKVYFDNAVILEQKAVIHLDISFSGIELFIPKGWTVIDHTERPFSGSRQINESQPDGSATVLLTGDISFSEITLNYT